The Azotosporobacter soli genome includes a region encoding these proteins:
- a CDS encoding GIY-YIG nuclease family protein, whose amino-acid sequence MTAYTYLLRCRDGSLYGGWTTDLESRIAAHNQGNGAKYTRGRGPVTLAYHEEFDTKQAAQAREYAIKRLTKREKEALAAAYAKKE is encoded by the coding sequence ATGACCGCTTACACCTATTTGCTGCGCTGCCGGGACGGCAGCCTGTACGGTGGTTGGACGACGGATCTGGAGAGTCGTATTGCAGCGCATAACCAAGGCAACGGCGCAAAATATACCCGCGGTCGCGGGCCGGTCACGCTCGCATATCACGAAGAATTTGACACGAAGCAGGCCGCGCAGGCCAGGGAATATGCAATTAAAAGGTTGACGAAACGCGAAAAGGAAGCTTTGGCGGCTGCCTATGCGAAAAAGGAGTAG
- a CDS encoding peptidylprolyl isomerase yields the protein MRKNGTVLLTLLAIVLLVLTAGCAGVPSQPAKPDKPVEQAPVQTPSGKNPIAVFETSKGTFKVELNADKAPQTVNNFVSLSRKGFYDGLIFHRVIDGFMIQGGDPKGNGTGGPGYSIPDEFSKDLRHSGAGILSMANAGPNSGGSQFFITLAPTPWLDGKHAVFGNVSEGLDVVKMIGKAKTGPQDKPVEDIVIKKITIQETP from the coding sequence ATGAGAAAAAATGGAACTGTGTTGCTGACATTACTAGCTATAGTTCTCTTGGTTTTGACCGCGGGCTGCGCTGGCGTGCCGTCCCAACCGGCAAAGCCTGATAAACCGGTTGAACAGGCTCCTGTGCAAACGCCAAGCGGTAAGAACCCGATCGCGGTATTTGAAACGTCGAAGGGAACGTTCAAGGTGGAATTGAATGCCGATAAAGCGCCGCAAACGGTGAACAATTTTGTCTCGCTGAGCCGCAAAGGCTTTTATGACGGACTCATTTTTCACCGCGTCATCGACGGTTTCATGATCCAGGGCGGCGATCCGAAAGGCAATGGTACCGGCGGACCTGGTTACAGTATTCCGGACGAGTTCAGCAAGGACCTGCGCCATTCGGGGGCGGGTATCCTGTCGATGGCGAATGCCGGACCGAACAGCGGCGGCTCGCAGTTTTTCATCACGCTGGCTCCCACGCCTTGGCTGGACGGCAAACATGCGGTATTCGGCAATGTGAGCGAAGGTCTCGATGTGGTAAAAATGATCGGCAAGGCGAAAACCGGGCCGCAGGACAAACCGGTTGAAGATATCGTGATTAAGAAAATAACGATTCAAGAAACGCCCTGA
- a CDS encoding DMT family transporter: MLTYLFLSLASGAIGVLSWLINLSLARRIGALQGSFINHVVGSAAAALLFLAVPAALHPFTELSALPWWTLTGGLIGVLVVMSLNHLLPRTALLASSLLLFLGQWIGGLLLDYYCAFPLPWPRILGGLLIACGLLLNQYITLRAKASAISR; encoded by the coding sequence ATGCTGACTTATCTTTTTCTCAGTCTGGCCAGCGGCGCGATCGGCGTCCTTTCCTGGCTGATTAATCTGTCGCTCGCCAGACGAATCGGTGCGCTGCAAGGCTCGTTCATCAACCATGTCGTCGGCAGCGCAGCCGCCGCGCTTTTATTCCTTGCCGTTCCGGCAGCGCTCCACCCGTTTACGGAACTGTCCGCACTGCCTTGGTGGACGCTGACCGGCGGCCTGATCGGCGTGCTGGTCGTAATGTCGCTCAACCATCTCTTGCCGCGTACCGCACTGCTCGCTTCCTCGCTGCTGTTATTCCTCGGCCAATGGATCGGCGGCCTGCTGCTTGACTATTACTGCGCCTTTCCGCTGCCATGGCCGCGCATACTCGGCGGACTGCTCATTGCCTGCGGCCTCTTGCTGAACCAATATATCACACTGCGCGCTAAAGCAAGCGCCATTTCCCGCTAA
- a CDS encoding glycoside hydrolase family 3 protein, translating to MKSREMKRRSVKMIYAAIIIFSLMVSIVSAAEQEDSVEARLYSMSLEQKVGQLMIGFFRGPVLSDELAKRLETLHLGGVILYGVSGNVENPRQIVALTDSLQLQMRTQGDVPLFISIDQEGGRVTRLTQGVTVFPGNMALGATGSEELAAKTAQVIARELHSIGINMNFAPVVDVNSNPANPVIGIRSFGSDPKLVARLGTAMLAPYRNEQVLCVAKHFPGHGDTAVDSHLGLPLAGQTRAELEETALYPFRQMIRSGVPAVMTAHVVVPALDESGLPATLSPTVVGLLRREIGSGLIITDSLSMGAIDQRWGMEEAAVQAFLAGADLLLFGADTGHEPAEQAAIHRALLAALKSGRITEKRLDESVRRILQSKERYGLLDAAPKAADEAALKELASPEYLAVAEEVAKASITLLRDKNHLLPLVQGGSIPLLWPKEYSAALPPLLAQCPNLKPCLLPLNATITDVPLAFRQAPLIVAGSYNLYRNRQWLELLKALPQERMLIAAMGVPYDSDYLPGVSTFLAVYGDQPVSVAALGAVLAGRQAAPGRLPVAAGK from the coding sequence GTGAAGAGCAGAGAAATGAAACGACGAAGCGTAAAAATGATATATGCAGCCATAATAATTTTTAGTTTGATGGTTTCGATCGTATCGGCAGCGGAGCAAGAAGACAGCGTGGAAGCACGACTGTACAGCATGTCGCTCGAGCAAAAGGTCGGGCAGCTGATGATCGGCTTTTTCCGTGGCCCGGTTCTTTCTGACGAATTGGCAAAGCGGCTGGAGACGCTTCACCTTGGCGGCGTGATTTTATATGGCGTCAGCGGCAATGTGGAAAATCCGCGGCAAATTGTTGCACTAACGGATTCGCTGCAGCTGCAGATGCGCACGCAGGGCGATGTGCCGCTTTTTATCTCGATCGACCAGGAAGGCGGCAGGGTGACACGATTGACGCAGGGAGTAACGGTCTTTCCAGGCAATATGGCGCTGGGAGCGACCGGCAGTGAAGAACTCGCGGCTAAGACCGCACAGGTGATAGCGCGTGAGCTGCATAGCATCGGCATTAACATGAACTTTGCGCCGGTCGTCGATGTGAACAGCAATCCGGCTAATCCGGTGATCGGCATTCGTTCGTTCGGATCGGACCCGAAGCTGGTCGCGAGACTGGGAACGGCAATGCTTGCGCCTTATCGCAACGAGCAGGTCCTTTGCGTGGCCAAACATTTTCCAGGACACGGCGATACGGCGGTCGATTCGCATCTCGGACTGCCATTGGCCGGACAGACGCGCGCTGAGTTGGAAGAGACGGCGTTGTACCCGTTCCGTCAAATGATCCGATCCGGCGTTCCGGCAGTCATGACTGCGCACGTCGTCGTACCGGCGCTCGATGAAAGCGGTCTGCCGGCGACGCTTTCGCCGACGGTCGTCGGTTTATTGCGCCGGGAAATAGGCAGCGGCCTGATCATAACCGATTCGCTCAGCATGGGGGCGATTGACCAGCGCTGGGGCATGGAGGAGGCGGCGGTGCAGGCCTTTCTGGCCGGCGCGGATTTGCTGCTCTTTGGCGCAGATACCGGACATGAACCGGCCGAACAGGCGGCGATTCATCGTGCGCTTTTGGCTGCGTTAAAAAGCGGGCGAATAACAGAGAAGAGGCTGGATGAATCTGTGCGGCGCATCTTGCAGAGCAAGGAGCGCTACGGATTGTTAGATGCAGCGCCAAAGGCGGCCGATGAAGCGGCGTTGAAGGAATTGGCTTCGCCGGAGTATTTGGCGGTGGCGGAGGAAGTGGCGAAAGCCAGTATCACGCTGTTGCGTGACAAAAATCATTTGCTGCCTCTTGTGCAGGGCGGAAGTATTCCGCTGCTATGGCCGAAGGAGTATAGCGCCGCCTTGCCGCCGCTTCTGGCGCAATGTCCGAATTTAAAACCCTGTTTGCTGCCGCTCAACGCGACAATTACTGATGTGCCGCTTGCGTTTCGTCAGGCGCCGTTGATCGTTGCCGGATCATACAATTTGTACCGTAACCGGCAGTGGCTCGAACTACTTAAAGCGCTGCCGCAGGAGCGTATGCTTATAGCGGCGATGGGCGTGCCGTATGACAGCGATTATCTGCCCGGCGTTTCAACATTTTTAGCGGTTTATGGCGATCAACCGGTGAGCGTTGCGGCGCTGGGTGCGGTATTGGCGGGGCGTCAGGCCGCGCCTGGTCGTTTGCCGGTTGCGGCGGGAAAATAA
- a CDS encoding YibE/F family protein, with product MKRLSLFLLLLLSLSFSISAEAAPAAPAIEYEKGLVLSVTPLELSAQKKAALGEGMMVHFRLTSGPDIGKEIDTINYVSGKSAYEMKVEPGDKVIVAVSHDFGKTAYNISDFDRLDYIYYLVGLFVLVLLVFARIVGLKSVIVIGVSLLIIFKFYIGQVLSGSWNLAALTVSVCAVIAVLTHLPISGWSRKTVAALLGSMSGVIIAGLLSAASVKLMHLTGLDSEEAMLLKAATLSQVDFQGILFSGMVFGALGAVMDVSISIASSLREVSAAHPEISRKQLFISGMNVGRDIMGTMSNTLILAYVGSSLPLVLLIMSQPQVSPLKIFNLSLIATEVARALTGSIGLICSIPLTALISAWLFHQENKNQ from the coding sequence TTGAAACGTTTATCGCTCTTTTTGCTGTTACTGCTCAGCCTGTCGTTTTCCATTTCGGCCGAAGCCGCTCCTGCGGCGCCAGCCATCGAATATGAAAAAGGTCTTGTACTGAGCGTCACGCCGCTCGAACTTTCCGCGCAGAAAAAAGCGGCGCTTGGCGAGGGCATGATGGTCCACTTTCGCCTGACCAGCGGACCGGACATCGGCAAGGAAATCGACACGATCAATTACGTCTCCGGCAAATCGGCCTATGAGATGAAGGTAGAGCCCGGCGATAAGGTCATTGTCGCAGTCAGCCATGATTTCGGCAAGACCGCTTACAACATCAGCGACTTTGACCGTCTCGACTATATCTATTATCTGGTCGGATTATTCGTCCTGGTGCTCTTGGTATTCGCTCGCATCGTCGGTTTGAAATCGGTCATCGTGATCGGCGTTTCGCTGCTGATCATCTTCAAATTTTACATCGGCCAGGTCCTTTCAGGCTCTTGGAATTTAGCCGCGCTTACCGTCAGCGTCTGCGCGGTAATCGCAGTCCTCACCCATCTGCCGATCAGCGGCTGGTCGCGTAAGACGGTCGCGGCATTGCTTGGTTCGATGAGCGGCGTAATTATTGCCGGACTCCTGTCAGCCGCCAGCGTTAAATTGATGCACTTGACCGGCCTCGACAGTGAAGAAGCAATGCTGCTCAAAGCAGCGACCTTATCCCAAGTCGATTTTCAGGGCATTCTTTTTTCCGGCATGGTATTCGGCGCACTTGGCGCAGTAATGGACGTTTCGATTTCTATCGCTTCGTCGCTGCGCGAAGTCTCCGCCGCCCATCCTGAAATCAGTCGCAAGCAGCTCTTTATCTCCGGCATGAACGTCGGCCGCGACATCATGGGTACGATGTCCAACACGCTGATCCTCGCCTATGTCGGCAGTTCACTGCCGCTTGTCCTTTTGATTATGTCGCAACCTCAGGTCTCACCGCTGAAGATCTTCAATCTCAGTCTGATCGCCACAGAGGTCGCACGCGCGCTGACCGGCAGTATCGGCCTCATTTGCTCGATCCCGCTGACCGCTTTAATTTCCGCCTGGCTGTTTCACCAGGAAAATAAAAACCAGTAA
- a CDS encoding diguanylate cyclase domain-containing protein — MVNWTHNNEFLENLYDGVYGVDDSRTILFWNRAAEELTGYKATEVIGRFCYDEILSHLNERGERLCGKSCPMLKTMADQLVREEQVFLRHKQGQQIAVNMRFIPATDDQGNVIGAMALFVKSGTPTNPSQIKELMRKAFLDSLTGLANREYMENKVRMLLASENERGSRSFSMLFFQLENLREVNDEFGMSVGNEVLKIMAKTIAENMDDGDILSRWQGGLFMLLCYKSQKGMLLNWANKVRDLIQTAGQKYKEELELAICVGGAIAHTGATEEYLYKTLEEQIKASRHQDKGLEIVG; from the coding sequence ATGGTGAATTGGACGCACAACAATGAATTTCTTGAGAATTTATATGATGGTGTCTACGGCGTCGATGACAGCCGGACGATCTTGTTTTGGAACCGTGCGGCGGAAGAGCTGACCGGTTATAAGGCGACGGAGGTCATTGGCCGTTTTTGCTATGACGAAATATTGTCGCATCTCAATGAACGGGGCGAGCGGCTTTGCGGTAAATCGTGTCCGATGCTCAAGACGATGGCGGATCAGCTTGTACGTGAGGAGCAGGTTTTCCTGCGTCACAAACAGGGGCAGCAAATTGCGGTGAATATGCGCTTTATTCCGGCGACCGACGATCAGGGAAATGTCATCGGTGCGATGGCCTTATTCGTCAAATCCGGCACGCCGACGAATCCGAGTCAGATTAAAGAATTGATGCGTAAGGCTTTTCTCGATTCATTGACAGGCCTGGCAAATCGCGAGTATATGGAGAATAAGGTGCGTATGCTCCTAGCTTCGGAAAATGAACGCGGCAGCCGCTCCTTTAGCATGCTCTTCTTTCAGTTGGAAAACTTGCGCGAAGTCAATGATGAGTTTGGCATGAGCGTAGGCAATGAAGTGCTGAAGATTATGGCCAAGACGATTGCAGAAAACATGGATGACGGCGATATCCTCAGCCGCTGGCAGGGCGGATTGTTCATGCTGCTTTGCTACAAGAGTCAAAAGGGAATGCTACTGAATTGGGCGAACAAAGTGCGCGACTTGATCCAAACAGCCGGGCAAAAATACAAGGAGGAGCTTGAACTGGCGATTTGCGTGGGCGGTGCGATCGCGCATACCGGTGCGACGGAAGAATATTTATATAAGACGCTGGAAGAACAGATTAAAGCGAGCCGCCATCAGGATAAAGGGCTTGAAATTGTAGGTTAA
- a CDS encoding DMT family transporter, whose translation MKQHRMTYAILTFVVILWGVNVVMIKYLLGYFPPLALATIRMALAAFSLLPAILRSSQLAVPRRAWWPIIGVAFFSILVHQLFLAFGLANTSATHASLLLGLNPLVTALLASRYAAEPLSAAKIIGIILGFCGVLLVVSGNTHSIATPFGDALIFAATLAAVLGYLCVKKATTLVSPLIVTAYSHPLAAAGLIFLTLCSGDAWSYGNIKDAWPLIMLLISSFGSTALGGYLWNRGIQRIGASNTSLFQNGIPIAGIFASALFLYEPLGWHHIAALFLVLSGVSLGSGAWQRK comes from the coding sequence ATGAAACAACATCGTATGACTTATGCTATTTTAACGTTTGTCGTCATCCTTTGGGGCGTCAACGTCGTGATGATTAAATACCTGCTCGGCTATTTTCCGCCGTTGGCGCTCGCGACGATCCGCATGGCTCTGGCAGCGTTCAGCCTTTTGCCAGCCATTCTCCGCTCATCGCAGCTGGCGGTACCGCGCCGCGCCTGGTGGCCGATTATCGGCGTCGCCTTTTTTTCGATTTTAGTCCATCAACTTTTTCTCGCCTTCGGTCTGGCCAATACCAGCGCAACGCACGCCTCCTTATTGCTCGGCTTGAATCCACTGGTGACAGCTTTACTGGCCAGCCGCTACGCCGCCGAGCCGTTGTCCGCCGCCAAAATCATCGGCATTATTCTCGGTTTCTGCGGCGTATTGCTGGTCGTTTCCGGCAACACGCATTCGATCGCCACGCCATTTGGCGACGCGTTAATTTTTGCAGCCACCCTAGCCGCCGTCCTTGGTTATCTCTGCGTAAAAAAAGCCACCACCCTCGTCTCACCGCTGATTGTCACCGCCTATAGTCATCCATTGGCCGCCGCCGGTCTCATCTTCTTAACGCTCTGCAGCGGTGATGCTTGGAGCTACGGCAATATCAAGGACGCCTGGCCGCTAATCATGCTGCTGATTTCCAGCTTCGGCAGCACCGCGCTGGGAGGTTACCTTTGGAACCGGGGCATTCAACGCATCGGCGCTTCCAACACCTCGCTCTTTCAAAACGGCATTCCCATTGCCGGAATCTTCGCTTCGGCACTCTTTCTCTACGAACCGCTCGGCTGGCATCATATCGCCGCTCTTTTCCTGGTTCTCTCAGGCGTCAGCTTAGGCAGCGGCGCTTGGCAGCGGAAATGA
- a CDS encoding ABC1 kinase family protein — protein sequence MRRPGYGFIIGRFLTGIRLVLHIFWRFYRLKIQSIFKDKAWIALRREALYVQTAKEFCSAAAAMGGLLIKLGQVLSSRVDLLPRSVLIELAHLQDEVAPVALQDVTEAVEAEFARPLLEVFSFFEAQPLASASLGQVHRAGLISGEKVAVKVMRPYMETIIAVDLTVLAQAVRLIKLFTDWANFIDIDRIHSEINETFWRELDYLQEGRSAELIAANCKSDPGVRVPKIYWSYTTRRVLTMEYMQGVKITDYEALQAIGVDRRALAAQLIKLYVGQVLVDGFFHADPHPGNLFVDEQGRLILLDFGMTGSITALTREILAELVVAAVRRDYLQVVHHLKRLNFLLPGADNESVGKVVGQLIEHLLGDERTFTDAALREFIADLETMLYEQPFQLPASYVFLGRALGTVYGLCLGLDAEFKFLDEAKPYLLQFSRSNESVWQEAVKKSTQAAVSLLELPPLAERLLRRTERGEISVRVPLTRLEEHLGNIVKMLQALVWSVLAGGMTIACAYLYVHGFEFEAKSGAALLFLLVLCLLRRERVAKRRFLTAGSGVKKE from the coding sequence ATGCGACGACCGGGATATGGGTTCATCATAGGGCGCTTTCTAACAGGCATACGTTTGGTGCTGCATATTTTTTGGCGTTTTTATCGCCTGAAAATCCAGAGTATCTTTAAGGACAAGGCCTGGATCGCGCTGCGGCGCGAAGCGTTATATGTGCAGACGGCCAAGGAGTTTTGTAGCGCGGCGGCAGCGATGGGCGGGCTGCTGATCAAACTGGGCCAGGTACTGAGCTCGCGCGTCGACTTGCTGCCGCGCAGCGTGCTTATTGAATTGGCTCACTTGCAGGATGAGGTGGCGCCGGTCGCGCTGCAGGATGTGACGGAGGCCGTCGAAGCCGAGTTCGCACGTCCGCTCTTAGAGGTCTTTTCTTTTTTTGAAGCGCAGCCTCTTGCTTCCGCGTCATTAGGGCAGGTTCACCGGGCCGGTTTGATCAGCGGTGAAAAGGTTGCGGTCAAGGTCATGCGTCCTTATATGGAAACGATTATTGCGGTCGACTTGACCGTGTTGGCGCAGGCGGTACGTCTGATTAAACTGTTTACCGACTGGGCGAACTTTATTGATATCGATCGAATTCACAGCGAAATCAACGAGACATTTTGGCGTGAACTGGATTACCTGCAGGAAGGTCGCAGCGCCGAACTGATCGCTGCCAATTGCAAAAGCGATCCTGGCGTACGCGTGCCGAAAATCTACTGGTCCTATACGACACGGCGCGTTCTGACGATGGAGTATATGCAAGGCGTCAAGATCACCGATTATGAAGCGCTGCAAGCGATCGGCGTCGACCGTCGCGCGTTGGCAGCGCAGCTGATCAAGCTGTATGTCGGCCAGGTCTTGGTGGATGGTTTTTTTCATGCGGATCCGCATCCGGGGAATCTGTTCGTCGATGAACAGGGGCGACTGATTCTGCTTGATTTCGGCATGACCGGCAGCATCACGGCGCTGACGCGTGAAATATTAGCGGAACTGGTCGTTGCCGCCGTGCGGCGTGATTATCTTCAGGTCGTGCATCATTTGAAGCGTCTGAACTTTTTATTGCCTGGAGCCGACAATGAAAGCGTGGGCAAGGTCGTCGGCCAGTTGATTGAACATTTGTTGGGCGATGAGCGTACGTTTACGGATGCGGCGCTGCGTGAATTTATTGCGGATCTGGAAACGATGCTCTATGAGCAGCCTTTTCAATTGCCTGCCAGTTATGTCTTCCTCGGGCGGGCGCTTGGTACCGTTTATGGTCTTTGTCTCGGACTGGATGCGGAGTTTAAATTTCTTGATGAGGCCAAGCCTTATCTGTTGCAGTTTTCTCGCAGCAACGAAAGCGTCTGGCAGGAAGCGGTGAAAAAATCGACCCAGGCGGCCGTTTCCCTTTTGGAATTGCCGCCTTTGGCGGAGCGACTGTTGCGGCGCACCGAGCGGGGCGAAATTTCGGTTCGCGTGCCGCTTACGCGCTTGGAGGAGCATTTGGGCAATATCGTGAAAATGCTGCAGGCGCTTGTCTGGAGCGTACTGGCGGGCGGAATGACAATCGCCTGCGCCTATTTATATGTACATGGCTTCGAGTTTGAGGCGAAGAGCGGAGCCGCACTGCTCTTCCTCTTGGTCCTTTGCCTGCTACGCCGTGAACGTGTGGCGAAGCGGCGATTTCTTACCGCCGGATCAGGTGTAAAAAAAGAATAG
- a CDS encoding MBL fold metallo-hydrolase produces the protein MKELTVTYLEHSGFAVRCADDLLVFDYFRDPAERLPVLIEKAKRILFFSSHAHSDHFVATIGNWQNQVRAYILSEDIHAVSGMGSVAHEKIIYCKPYQRIALDDLTIETYGSTDAGVSFCVALNGWRIFHAGDLNRWHWTGDTPANRKQADAAWRRELAKVAGLTMDLAFFPVDQRLGEYRAAGVKEFCDQVRVKQLVTMHSNGAPWQPPFDFPVPVWSPLHAGEEFVMQR, from the coding sequence ATGAAAGAACTTACGGTTACGTATCTGGAACATAGCGGTTTTGCTGTGCGCTGCGCTGACGATCTGCTGGTGTTTGATTATTTTCGCGATCCGGCCGAACGACTGCCCGTGCTGATTGAAAAGGCGAAGCGGATTTTGTTTTTTAGCTCGCATGCGCATAGCGACCACTTTGTCGCCACGATCGGCAATTGGCAAAATCAGGTGCGCGCCTATATTTTAAGTGAAGACATTCATGCGGTTAGCGGTATGGGCAGCGTAGCGCATGAAAAAATCATTTACTGCAAGCCGTACCAACGGATTGCGCTCGACGACCTAACGATAGAGACGTATGGCTCGACGGATGCAGGCGTTTCGTTTTGCGTTGCACTAAACGGCTGGCGCATTTTTCACGCCGGGGATCTGAACCGCTGGCACTGGACCGGCGATACGCCCGCCAATCGTAAGCAAGCGGATGCTGCATGGCGTCGCGAACTGGCGAAAGTGGCCGGTTTAACGATGGATTTGGCTTTTTTTCCCGTTGATCAGCGTCTGGGTGAGTACCGGGCGGCCGGCGTGAAGGAGTTTTGCGATCAGGTCAGGGTAAAGCAACTGGTTACGATGCACAGCAACGGTGCGCCGTGGCAGCCGCCGTTTGATTTTCCCGTTCCGGTCTGGAGTCCATTGCATGCCGGAGAAGAATTTGTCATGCAAAGATAA
- a CDS encoding DUF3870 domain-containing protein, with translation MRKNGVIAMFPAESICVVGNAKSSQQGRFSICFIVDKESGLIVDSSSTTAMELTRDFLRYLFIGKSLQGDEMTTIAEIESRYFGSSINAVVTAFKDAQRKFASIKRGIPLHLTE, from the coding sequence ATGCGTAAGAATGGGGTGATCGCTATGTTTCCGGCAGAATCGATTTGTGTCGTAGGCAATGCAAAATCTTCGCAACAGGGGCGTTTTTCCATTTGCTTTATTGTGGATAAGGAATCGGGACTTATCGTTGATTCAAGCAGTACGACGGCGATGGAACTGACGCGGGATTTTCTCCGTTACCTTTTTATCGGCAAGAGTCTGCAGGGCGATGAAATGACGACGATTGCCGAGATTGAAAGCCGTTACTTTGGTTCTTCCATTAATGCGGTCGTCACGGCGTTTAAGGATGCGCAGCGCAAATTCGCCAGCATCAAGCGCGGCATTCCGCTGCATCTGACCGAATAA
- a CDS encoding chloramphenicol acetyltransferase produces the protein MMREIDMKSWSRREHYQLFYTYAKPYFSLSAQLDLTQFKAWLKETGRPFFPWMVYLVSRVANEMPEFRQRIRAGAVVEHDVVHPSFTIMLPDERFGFCATPYQLAGDAFVETALERMAAAQNGALLSDDGDDLLFITSVPWVAFNGISHAMRGDDSDAVPRIAWGKYEQVGERWKMTLSVQVHHGLADGLHLGRFFARLQAFLTEPAKCVEGCSTV, from the coding sequence ATGATGCGGGAAATTGATATGAAAAGTTGGTCGAGAAGGGAACATTATCAGCTGTTTTACACATATGCCAAACCGTATTTCAGTTTGAGCGCACAGCTCGATCTGACGCAATTTAAGGCATGGCTGAAAGAGACGGGACGTCCGTTTTTTCCCTGGATGGTCTATCTGGTCAGCCGTGTGGCCAATGAAATGCCGGAGTTTCGTCAGCGCATACGTGCAGGAGCCGTCGTGGAACATGATGTCGTGCATCCGTCGTTCACAATTATGCTGCCGGATGAACGGTTTGGCTTTTGTGCGACGCCTTATCAGCTCGCGGGCGACGCATTTGTCGAAACTGCGCTGGAGCGGATGGCGGCTGCGCAGAACGGTGCACTGCTGAGCGATGACGGCGATGATTTGCTCTTTATCACCAGCGTTCCCTGGGTTGCCTTTAACGGCATCAGTCATGCGATGCGAGGCGACGACAGTGACGCCGTCCCGAGGATTGCCTGGGGAAAATATGAGCAGGTCGGCGAACGTTGGAAAATGACGCTGTCAGTGCAGGTTCATCACGGGTTGGCGGATGGTCTTCATCTCGGCCGTTTTTTTGCGCGCCTACAGGCTTTCTTGACGGAACCGGCAAAATGCGTTGAAGGATGCAGCACGGTATGA
- a CDS encoding DMT family transporter: MHYGALFCIGLLSAAMLTINGTLAARSNLYFTVFWVHAFGTLCAAALLFALRRPLRNFPANPFLYSAGFLGVMMVGLSSFCMQFAGATLTLAGALAGQTLCAAAAGHWGIGGSPREAVTVRHLPGFLLILAGIVLLGLG, encoded by the coding sequence TTGCATTACGGCGCTCTTTTTTGCATCGGCTTGTTATCTGCCGCGATGCTGACCATTAACGGAACGTTGGCAGCGCGAAGCAATCTGTATTTTACCGTGTTTTGGGTGCATGCTTTCGGCACGCTATGCGCTGCCGCCCTCTTGTTTGCACTGCGCCGCCCGCTGCGTAATTTTCCTGCCAACCCGTTCTTGTACAGCGCCGGTTTCCTAGGCGTTATGATGGTCGGACTCAGCAGCTTTTGTATGCAATTCGCCGGAGCGACGCTGACGCTGGCGGGAGCGCTCGCCGGACAGACCCTGTGTGCGGCAGCGGCAGGGCATTGGGGGATCGGCGGTTCACCGCGCGAAGCGGTGACGGTGCGCCATCTACCGGGTTTTCTTCTCATTTTGGCAGGAATCGTCCTGCTTGGTCTTGGTTAG